Part of the Bacteroidales bacterium genome is shown below.
TTAACAGGATATCCAGCAGGCACAATTAATCGTCATGTATTTACCAGTCCAACTCCTATGACCCCTGGAAAAACAGCCCAGAGTCGTGGAAACTGGACAAATTGTACTAATCAGATTCTAGCTATGCCCTCTCCTGTTAACATAGCCATTGACGTTTCGCTGAATTACCAAACTCGAGAATTAACTTTGTTGGTAGAAGTTTATTACACAGGTAACGCTGATAGCTCAACCAACAAATTAAATATTGCAATTTTGCAAGACTACGTAAAAGGACCTCAAGCTGGCTCAAGCTTAAATCCTTCTTATGTCACACCTGATGGACAATATTACCATATGCACATGCTTCGAACCTTCCTTACCGGTCAATGGGGCTGGACAATACCTCAAACAACCGCAGGTACTTTCTGGGATACTACTATCACTTATATAGTTCCAACTGCATATCATTCCATTCCTGTGGATCTTGGCAACTTAAAGGTAGTTGCATTTGTTTCCGAAGGAAAACAAGAAATATTGACTGGAACTGGTAAAAAAGTTCCCTCTCCACCATTAGATGCCTCCATCATTGGAATAACCAACGTATCTAGCCTTGCATGCGAAAGCACATTAAATCCGAAATTTCGTATTAAGAACGAAGGAACTGATACCATATATTTCTACGAAATTGAATACGGAATCAGAAATTTTTCTCAAAACACAATTCTTTACAACGATACAATACCACCTAATCAAACTCATATACTTGATTTACCTGGTTTTCAAGCGGCTAATGGTTATAATCCTATTTACGTAAAGGTAAATAATCCCAATGGTGGAATCGACGGACGAACTTTCAACAACGAGTATGAAATCAAAGTAACACGGTTCTTCCAGCAACTAACACCCCCCTATACCCAAAATTTTTCCAGTACAACTTTTCCACCAGTCAATATGAGTATTGAAGATGTGAATCAATGTGGCAGGCCATGGAAACGTTCATCTGCTGGTGGTGGATCTGCCTTAGTTGAATTTTATTACATTGAAGAAGGAAAAGAAAACAATTTATACCTCCCTTCTTTTAACTTTTCTAATTTACAACAAGTTGGTTTGGCTTTTAAGTTAGCTCATAGAATGTATAGTTCGGAATATATCGACAAACTTTACGTGGAAGTATCTACCGATTGTGGAAACTCATGGACTACCGTATGGTTTAAACAAGATCCAAATCTTGCCACTAACTCTTCACCATATACTAATGCATATACCAGTCCAGCCACCTCTGACTGGAGAGATGAATTTATCAATCTTTCCAATTATGCCGGGCAGTCTAATGTGCTCATTCGTTTTAGAGCAGTCAGCGGCTATGGCAATAATTTGTTTGTCGATAACATCAATGTCTCTGAAAACGTTTCTATTTTCGAATTAGGTAACATCCAAGTTGCTTTATATCCTA
Proteins encoded:
- a CDS encoding Omp28-related outer membrane protein, translating into MRNFIVVVILSFFCLNLKAQTIVSTQPSNKNVILEEFTGIHCPYCPDGHKIANQLMANNPGRVFAINIHQGTYAAPSSGEPDYRTPFGDALANQSGLTGYPAGTINRHVFTSPTPMTPGKTAQSRGNWTNCTNQILAMPSPVNIAIDVSLNYQTRELTLLVEVYYTGNADSSTNKLNIAILQDYVKGPQAGSSLNPSYVTPDGQYYHMHMLRTFLTGQWGWTIPQTTAGTFWDTTITYIVPTAYHSIPVDLGNLKVVAFVSEGKQEILTGTGKKVPSPPLDASIIGITNVSSLACESTLNPKFRIKNEGTDTIYFYEIEYGIRNFSQNTILYNDTIPPNQTHILDLPGFQAANGYNPIYVKVNNPNGGIDGRTFNNEYEIKVTRFFQQLTPPYTQNFSSTTFPPVNMSIEDVNQCGRPWKRSSAGGGSALVEFYYIEEGKENNLYLPSFNFSNLQQVGLAFKLAHRMYSSEYIDKLYVEVSTDCGNSWTTVWFKQDPNLATNSSPYTNAYTSPATSDWRDEFINLSNYAGQSNVLIRFRAVSGYGNNLFVDNINVSENVSIFELGNIQVALYPNPTSDNLSIQFDNITNENIRIQIYSVTGNVIFDNTYFISASTISIPVKELPEGVYFINLISSQNFTTKTFVIQR